One Burkholderia sp. 9120 genomic window, GGCCGCGGCGAATTCGGAGGCCTCCGCTGTCACGATCAGAATCGGCAAATCGCTTAGCGCGGGCAATGCGTACGTGCCGGGCGCTGCGTTGCGCACGTCGTCAGGGTTCGCTGCCGACGGCTCGAAACGCAACGGCGCAGCGGTGGGCCCCCAGCGCATAGAACCGATGTTGGGAATCTGGGCGAAGGGCGGCCCCATCGGCTCGATCGCTGCAATCGCCTTGACGAGATGGGGACGACGGTCGGCGACGAGCCAGCCGTCTGGACCCGACGCGGAATGCGTAATCAGGATCGCGGGTCCGATGCGGTCGAGCAGCGCCGCGGTGCGATCCGCGTCCATCGTCTCTGACGCTTCGAGGTCGGCCGGCAGCGGCCCGTATCCCGCGATGAACTCGTCCATCGCAGACGCGTCGTCTGCGGCAAACGGCCATTGCGTATGCCGCGGATCGTCGCCGGGAAAGTAGATCTGCCGCCCTCCTTCGTACGAAAACGGCGGCCCCATCGTCCCCAAGGTGTCGACGTGATACGGCGAGCGTCCATGCCCGGGCCGGTCGACCACCAGCACCGCATAGCCCGCTTCAACCAGACGCTGCGCCCAGCCGGGACGGCCGTCCGGCGTATCGAACCATTCCGTGCCCTGAAAACCACCACCATGCATCAGCACGACCGGCCATTGACGCGTGACCTGCTCCGGCGCTTCCCATTCCACGTACATCGGTCCGCGCTGAACCGTCCGGTTGCCGATCTCCACGCGCTCGCCGGGAATCCAGAAGTGACCGCGCCTGATCGTGCGTGAGGGCACGGTCGTCCACGGGGCAAATGTTTGAGTCATCGGCATCTCCTGCTCAGACCGAAACGGCACGTACGTGCTCGTTGAATTATTGGAGCGATCACTATATATTTCACAAAACGACGATGCAAGGTATTTGTGTAGTGACCACTACTTTAAAGACAACCGCGAAGCGAGGCCGCGGCCGCCCTCGTGCCTTCGACCCCGAAGCGGCATTGGCCGTCGCTCAACGACTGTTCCACGCGTCCGGCTACGACGGCGTCGGACTGAGCGCGCTGACCAGTGAACTCGGCATCACGCCGTCCAGCTTTTACATGGCGTTCGAGAGCAAGGCGGTGTTCTTCGAGCGCGTCCTGGAACGCTATGCGCGCACCGAAATCGCGCTAGCGGATGTGCTGGAGGCCGGTCGGCCAACGGGCGAGGCACTCGCTGATTTGCTCGAGCGTGCGGCTCGAACGTATGCACGCGACCCGGAGCGGCTGGGTTGTCTGGTACTCGAAGCGGCGCGCGGCGCCGACAGCGAAAGCGCGCTGATGGCGCGCCGTACCGCGGAAGGCCGGCGCGCACAGGTTCGCGCCTTTATCGCCGAAACCCATCCCGAAGCCGCCGATGTCGTCACGGACTTCATATCGACCGTCATGTCGGGGCTGTCCGCGAGTGCGCGCGAAGGCATGGGGGAAGCACGGCTCGTCAAGGTGTCGCGCGCCGCGGCGGAGAGCGTTGAGGTGATGCTTCGTTGAATGCGTCGGAAGTTCGGCTCGCGATATGTATTCAATCGATGGCCGCACACGCACATTCGGCGGCGCTGACGGTTTGGGCGATAAGCGTTGACATGGTCATCGGCCACGCACCACCTGGAGCCGGCGTTACTGCCGCGCATCGACCCATCAGACCATCGGGCCATCGGCTTTCCGAGAATGGCGCTGCGCCCTACGACCACCACCCGCTTGCCAGATACGCCGATCTTGTAATGGGCCAGCAAGCGCATGATGCTGGCGGGCTTTGCCCTTCATGCTGACGTAAGTCGCCGACGAAGGATCATCTCCTACCAGGATCGTGGCCAGTATGGCTGTCTGGCCGCCATTTCTTGCCTTGATGGACGTAACGTGTTCGGATAGTTCCCGCTCGCGCAAGGCCGCTACTGCTTTACCGTCGAGAAGTATGCTCATGCGTTTTCCCCTTGTATGACGCATCGGGAACGGGCATCGCTCACCATCCCATCCAGCATTTTGAACAGTTAAATTATCGAGCCGCAACAACATTCGTCGAAATGACTTCAGCCCACCACAGCAACACGTCGTATCGCACGGTATCGCTCGAAACCGACCGCCTGCTTCTGCTTCCACCCACGCTCGACGATTTCGAAGCCTTGCATTCGATGTGGTCGGACAGACAGGTCGTCGCTCAAGTCATCGACGCGCCACTCACCGAGGAAGAGGTTTGGGCGCGGTTACATCGGATCGTGGGGCACTGGGCGCTGCTCGGGTTCGGTCATTGGATTGTCCGGGAAAAGCACAGTGGGAAATTTGTCGGCGAGGTGGGGTTCTTTCGATTCAAGCGCGCGCTAACCGCCGACTTCGACAACGCGCACGAAATCGGCTGGATGTTTGCGAAAGACTCACAGGGACGCGGTTATGCCACCGAGGCGGCGACAGCGGCGCTAGAGTGGCTGGAGGCAGATTCTCCCTGCAAGGAAACGGTATGCCTCATTGCCCCTGACAATCCCGCGTCGCTAGCCGTGGCGAAAAAGCTCGCGTATGAAATAAAGGATGAGGTTACCTACCGCGGCAGGTCGATGCTAGTTTTGCGGCGGGAAACGTCCTCGAATTAGACATCGCAAGACATTGCGTTCACCACCCGGCGACCTCGAAGCGGGACCGACGATTCCGTCGCTCCCGCCCCGCCCATGTCGCTCTACTCGTCACGCCACCCGAACGCTCCGTATCATCGCCGCCAGGATGTAGCCCGCAATCCGCGGGTTCTCCTTGATCCTCCGTGTGCTATAGCCATACCAGTCATGACCGTACGGCACATACACGCGCACGATGAAACCTTGTGCGAGCAAATCGTCGCGCAATGGTTCGCACACGCCGAGCAGCATCTGAAATTCGAATCGTGACCGGTCAATCCGCTCGCGTCGCAGCCAGTCGATCAGCGCATCGATCAATTCGGTGTCATGCGTTGCAATGCCGACAAACGATCCCGCCTCTATCGCGCTCTCAACGTGACGAACGAAGTGAGCGTTGATCGCGGCGCGGTCTTTCGATGCACCGTCGACGAGATGCTCGTTTGCCTCCGCGTAGATTCCCTTGCAGATGCGCAGCCGGCTCTTGCGTGCCTGCAACGGGACAATGTCCTCGTTCGTCCGTGTCAGATACGCCTGAAGGGCGATCCCAACCGGATACCCATCGGCTTCGAGACGGAGGAACGCGTCGAGCGTTTTCTGGGTGCAATTGACGTCTTCCATGTCGATGCACGCGCTGATGTCGTATGGCGCGGCCGCCCGCAGAATGGTCGAGACGCGCTTCATGCAGGCGCCTTCGTCGAGATGTAGCCCCAACGCGGTTAATTTTATCGACAGCTCCGCCCGCATATTGTTTGCGCCGAGTGCGTCGACGAGATCGAGATAATCGCGAGTCATCGACTCGGCCTGATCGAACGAAGAAGCCGACTCGCCCAGCACATCGACGGTTGCTCGAAAGCCTGCCGCGTCGAGCGACTGGATGCGTGCACAGGCATCGTCGAGCGTTTCGCCGGCGATATAGCGACGCGAAATCTTACGGATCAGCGAACGAGGAACGAACGGGATGGCGCGCGCCGCCATCGTATTGAGAATACGCATGTTGTGGTCTCGTGAAAATGCAGTCGCGCGAATCGGGATGCAATCAGTCGATTCGAGCGACATCACCGGACTGTGTTGTTCACAGAGTCCGGAGCGAACGCCCACGTGGATGCATCACTGCATCGACTCAGGCTTTCAGTGCGTTTTCGAGGGAGGCCAGGCTGCTGCGTGCATGGTTCGAGTAAAGGTTATTGCGGTTGACTGCGGAAGAAGTCGAAGCCTGCTTTCGTTCTTTCAATAAGGCGGCACGATCGTAGCACGAGCCTGTCCAACCGAATGGCGGTTCCTGCAGGTAAGCAATAGTGACTTTCACGATCCGCCTCGCTTAGCTGGAACCCATTTGCCTCACTGCGGCGCACGCTCGATCGTGACGTTTCGAATCACGACCTCGGTTCGCCCGTCTTCGTCGTCAATGGACTGGGTCCAGGCGATGTTGTAATCGGTCAACCACACGGAATGCCAACTCTCATTCTTGCCGCGCGTCACGGTGTCCGTGCACTGCAGACCGATAGCCGTGCCCGTCAGCGACGGGAAGATCGTCGACGCGGGCACCGCCTGACCAATCTCGCAGCGCCTCGACTTCACGCCCTTCCGGGAGGGTTGCGGCACGGCGAGTTCAAGGCTTTGCCCGGGCACGAGCTCGCGGTCGGCCGCGGGAATCGCGGCCTCGTCCTCGATCGTGCTCCGTTGAGTCAAATCGGTGCCTTTCACCACGACTTGCGTGCGCAAGACAGCGATACCGTAGCTCAACGTAAAAGCCGACCACCTGTCTGCATTGGCGACATCGGCAATCACACCGTTATTGCGCCGATTGATAAAGACGTTTTTGAACGCCACATTGTCGGCGGGCGTCTTCTCGTTCACCCAGTCGGCTTCGAAGGTCAAACGCGAATACGGCAACGGATGGCTACCGTCGGCAGGCAAGTGACGGCGAAGCGTCTCGGGCAATTGACGCTCGTCGAACGCGTCGTCGAGATAGGCCGACGGGTTATCGAGCACGGTCTCGAATGCCGCCTTTTGACCGCTCATCATGCGGATAAATTCGAACGACGCACGCTGCCGCACGGGCTCAGGTAAACCGGTGATTGCGTCGACCGAGAATGCGAGGATGCCGCATGCGCCCGGTGGATAGCCATGCGTTCCCGGCGCGACGGGCGGCGTCGCATTCAACTGTGCGTCCGCGTCGAGAAGATCCGTCACGCTGTACTGATCCTGCGGATGCTGCGATTTTCCGCTATTGATCGAGATTTCCAGAATCTCCATTAAGTCCTCGATAACGCGAGGCGACGCCGTCTTTGCGAAGCCGATGAAGTCAGAGCCAGCCATCGACGGCAGGTGACAGTCTTTCTGCGAGTCCATGGCCATGTCTTTGAGCAACTGCAGCATTCGCAGCCGATCGTCCGCCGAGAGAGGCGCCGACCAGAATTTCTGCGGGTCGCCAGCCCGCTGCGCCAAAGCAGCCTTCCATGCGGGATCGCTGGAGAATTTCGCAAGCCAGCGCATCAACACCTTCCCCTGCCCGGAGTCCGGATCGATACCGGCCGCGAGCAGATTGCCGCGATACTGCGCCACGCTCAGCGTGGTTCCGCCCGCTGTCGCCGCGTGCTGCGGTGACGAGTCCGATATCGACGACGCCGGTTCGGGCGGCGCGCCGGACATATCAAGGCCATAGGCCGCCGCCGTTGAAAACATCAACAGCGCGCCGAGCATTCTTATGGTGGTTGTCATTTTTTTTTCAGAGCAGATCTGGCTGCGGAAACAGATGAAGCCGTTTTGCGACCGTCTTGTCAGTGAGTCGTGATGAGTTTTTTCCTTAGCCGACGTTAACGGCATGCAGTGGAAGAACTTGATTGCGATCGCGTCTATCAAGGCACTCCTTATACCAGGATCGATCGTTGCCTTGTCCCGGCTTGATAGGGGATCAACAATGCGTAACCCATCCAGACAGGTCCGCGTCGACAGGCAGGGACCACGAACAGAGAAAATCCCCCATGAAAATCGCGGTCTTGCCGGGCGACGGCATCGGCACTGAAATCGTCGCTGAAGCCATCAAGGTGCTGCATGCCCTGGAGCTGAACTTCGAAACCGAATTCGCCCTGGTTGGCGGCGTCGCCTACGCGGCGCACGGCCATCCTCTGCCGCAAACCACACTTAAGCTGGCCAAAGAGGCCGACGCCGTGCTGTTCGGCGCGGTGGGCGACTGGCGATACGACCAGTTGGATCGCCCGCTACGTCCCGAGCAGGCGATCCTCGGACTGCGCAAGCACCTGGGGCTGTTCGCCAATCTCCGGCCCGCGATCTGCTTCGAGCAACTGGCGGACGCTTCAAGCCTCAAGCCGGATCTGATCTCCGGTCTCGACATACTGATCATTCGCGACGCGACCGGCGACGTCTATTTCGGGCAACCTCGTGGACGCCGCACCGCGATGGACGGCCATTTCCCCGGCACGGAGGAAGGCTTCGACACCATGCGCTACTCGCGCCCCGAAGTCGAGCGCATTGCGCACGTCGCCTTCCAGTCCGCCCGACAGCGCGCCGGACGCGTCACCAGCGTCGACAAGGCCAACGTGC contains:
- a CDS encoding alpha/beta hydrolase — its product is MTQTFAPWTTVPSRTIRRGHFWIPGERVEIGNRTVQRGPMYVEWEAPEQVTRQWPVVLMHGGGFQGTEWFDTPDGRPGWAQRLVEAGYAVLVVDRPGHGRSPYHVDTLGTMGPPFSYEGGRQIYFPGDDPRHTQWPFAADDASAMDEFIAGYGPLPADLEASETMDADRTAALLDRIGPAILITHSASGPDGWLVADRRPHLVKAIAAIEPMGPPFAQIPNIGSMRWGPTAAPLRFEPSAANPDDVRNAAPGTYALPALSDLPILIVTAEASEFAAASPPTAAFLNACGASAELMDLADHDVRGNGHGLIYEKNSDAALAPVLEWLILKTEAAHEEAVR
- a CDS encoding tetrahydrofolate dehydrogenase/cyclohydrolase catalytic domain-containing protein, yielding MSILLDGKAVAALRERELSEHVTSIKARNGGQTAILATILVGDDPSSATYVSMKGKARQHHALAGPLQDRRIWQAGGGRRAQRHSRKADGPMV
- a CDS encoding GNAT family N-acetyltransferase is translated as MYDASGTGIAHHPIQHFEQLNYRAATTFVEMTSAHHSNTSYRTVSLETDRLLLLPPTLDDFEALHSMWSDRQVVAQVIDAPLTEEEVWARLHRIVGHWALLGFGHWIVREKHSGKFVGEVGFFRFKRALTADFDNAHEIGWMFAKDSQGRGYATEAATAALEWLEADSPCKETVCLIAPDNPASLAVAKKLAYEIKDEVTYRGRSMLVLRRETSSN
- a CDS encoding proline dehydrogenase family protein; the encoded protein is MRILNTMAARAIPFVPRSLIRKISRRYIAGETLDDACARIQSLDAAGFRATVDVLGESASSFDQAESMTRDYLDLVDALGANNMRAELSIKLTALGLHLDEGACMKRVSTILRAAAPYDISACIDMEDVNCTQKTLDAFLRLEADGYPVGIALQAYLTRTNEDIVPLQARKSRLRICKGIYAEANEHLVDGASKDRAAINAHFVRHVESAIEAGSFVGIATHDTELIDALIDWLRRERIDRSRFEFQMLLGVCEPLRDDLLAQGFIVRVYVPYGHDWYGYSTRRIKENPRIAGYILAAMIRSVRVA
- the leuB gene encoding 3-isopropylmalate dehydrogenase — encoded protein: MKIAVLPGDGIGTEIVAEAIKVLHALELNFETEFALVGGVAYAAHGHPLPQTTLKLAKEADAVLFGAVGDWRYDQLDRPLRPEQAILGLRKHLGLFANLRPAICFEQLADASSLKPDLISGLDILIIRDATGDVYFGQPRGRRTAMDGHFPGTEEGFDTMRYSRPEVERIAHVAFQSARQRAGRVTSVDKANVLETSQFWRDIMTEVGKHYPDVELDHMYIDNAAMQLVKAPKNFDVIVTGNLFGDILSDEAATLTGSIGMLPSASLSASHRGLYEPSHGSAPDIAGKGIANPLATILSAAMMLRFSLKQNAAANRIESAVRDVLASGLRTADIYSEGTQRVGTSEMGDAVVAAIARSA